In Temnothorax longispinosus isolate EJ_2023e chromosome 10, Tlon_JGU_v1, whole genome shotgun sequence, a single window of DNA contains:
- the Apd-3 gene encoding apidermin 3 has product MKAFIVFACLAVATARAGIAHGGGYGGYGGAGLAITGHGLRGGAGLTGGLAAGAGTAASLQGGASSLGSGGLGASYAAGAAAAAGAAGVQQIVSGGVYGGRSDIGPAEGPKANVGPQTGPSDLVGPQEGAKSIGGPRTGPASLVGPAAGPSTLVGPSQGTATLVGPSQATANLVGPSYGGVAFYAGSGGINGDDGSSGVAANAAPGAGLGGIGLGGAGLGLGGAGLGLGAGGAGAIAVIGGGAGIGGGYGALGGGDAGVAVINGPSGAIHAGLGAHGAVIPAPIKW; this is encoded by the exons ATGAAGGCCTTT ATTGTGTTCGCCTGCTTAGCCGTCGCGACGGCGCGCGCTGGAATCGCCCATGGTGGCGGATATGGTGGCTATGGAGGTGCCGGTCTGGCCATCACCGGACACGGCCTGCGTGGTGGTGCCGGTCTGACTGGAGGACTCGCCGCTGGTGCTGGAACCGCTGCCTCCCTCCAGGGTGGTGCCTCCAGCTTGGGATCTGGTGGTCTTGGTGCCAGCTATGCTGCTggtgcggcggcggcggctggTGCTGCTGGAGTTCAGCAGATCGTCTCTGGTG GAGTCTATGGTGGCAGGTCTGACATCGGACCCGCTGAGGGACCCAAGGCCAACGTTGGACCCCAGACCGGACCATCTGATCTCGTAGGACCCCAGGAGGGAGCCAAGTCCATTGGTGGACCCCGCACTGGCCCCGCCAGTCTTGTAGGACCCGCTGCCGGCCCATCCACCCTCGTTGGACCGTCCCAGGGAACCGCCACCCTCGTAGGACCATCCCAGGCTACCGCTAACCTCGTTGGACCCAGCTACGGAGGTGTTGCCTTCTACGCCGGATCTGGTGGCATCAACGGTGATGACGGAAGCTCTGGTGTTGCTGCTAACGCCGCGCCTGGTGCTGGTCTCG gTGGAATCGGCCTTGGCGGTGCTGGACTCGGCCTTGGCGGTGCTGGACTCGGCCTTGGCGCTGGTGGTGCTGGTGCCATTGCTGTCATCGGAGGTGGTGCTGGAATCGGTGGTGGATATGGTGCCCTCGGTGGTGGTGATGCCGGAGTTGCTGTGATCAACGGACCATCTGGCGCCATCCACGCCGGACTCGGCGCTCACGGAGCCGTCATCCCCGCGCCCATCAAGTGGTAG